One genomic window of Mucilaginibacter sp. SJ includes the following:
- a CDS encoding IS110 family transposase, with translation MEKMHFHAAGIDIGARKVFVGLEGQPVRSFETFTSDLVSLKNYLLEHKVSTVAMEATGVYWYVLYDILLDGGLDVWLVDGRQTRQLPGRKTDVKDCQWIQQLHSYGLLNRCYVSEGHIKELRSYQRLREDHLRSAAMHVQHMQKALIEMNIRLPEVLSQVHGVSGMALIDAILQGERDPDKLFSLCHKKIRENKGEELLKALQGHYTAQGLFALGQAYKAYGFYQGQIMECDSQIDSVLQRINRDKNLPPGISEGKRKAIRHNKPHINNLGDHLLKIFDGKDATKLPGITDYNWLQLYTEVGSDLSRWPSEKHFTSWLGLSPGQDRSGKKNKSKSKGKPAVGQIFKQMAHGLLNSKYIGWGSFARRLRSRKGPAIAIKATARKLAAQYWRLIVKGADFVEKGLQAYENIIKEQKQRRLEKLAFELNRELVPA, from the coding sequence ATGGAAAAGATGCATTTTCATGCGGCAGGTATAGATATTGGAGCCCGCAAGGTATTTGTGGGTCTTGAAGGCCAGCCGGTTCGTTCGTTTGAGACTTTCACCAGTGATCTGGTATCACTTAAGAACTATTTATTGGAGCATAAGGTAAGTACAGTGGCAATGGAAGCCACAGGAGTATACTGGTATGTACTTTACGATATTCTTTTAGATGGGGGATTGGATGTGTGGCTTGTTGACGGAAGACAGACGCGCCAGTTACCAGGCAGGAAAACAGATGTAAAAGATTGTCAGTGGATACAGCAATTGCATAGTTATGGCTTGCTGAACCGCTGTTATGTATCCGAAGGTCATATCAAAGAATTGCGTAGTTACCAGCGCCTTCGTGAGGATCATCTTCGGAGTGCGGCCATGCATGTTCAGCACATGCAGAAGGCCTTAATAGAAATGAATATCCGTTTGCCGGAGGTATTAAGCCAGGTCCATGGAGTAAGCGGGATGGCGTTAATCGATGCGATACTGCAAGGCGAGCGAGATCCTGATAAGTTGTTTTCACTTTGCCATAAAAAGATCAGGGAGAATAAAGGGGAAGAGCTATTGAAAGCCCTGCAAGGTCATTATACAGCGCAAGGGCTTTTTGCATTAGGTCAGGCCTATAAGGCTTATGGTTTTTATCAAGGCCAGATAATGGAATGCGACAGCCAGATTGATAGTGTTTTACAACGGATCAACAGGGATAAGAACCTGCCACCGGGAATAAGCGAAGGAAAACGCAAGGCGATCCGTCACAACAAACCTCATATCAACAACCTGGGAGATCATCTGTTAAAAATATTTGATGGTAAGGATGCAACTAAACTTCCGGGTATTACAGATTACAACTGGTTACAGTTATACACAGAGGTGGGTTCGGATCTTAGCCGATGGCCAAGTGAAAAACATTTCACAAGCTGGCTTGGTTTATCTCCCGGCCAGGATCGTTCAGGGAAAAAGAACAAAAGTAAAAGTAAGGGTAAACCGGCCGTCGGGCAAATATTCAAACAAATGGCCCATGGATTATTGAACAGCAAGTATATCGGCTGGGGTTCATTTGCAAGAAGATTAAGGAGCAGAAAAGGTCCGGCAATAGCTATTAAAGCAACGGCCAGAAAACTGGCCGCTCAATACTGGCGTTTAATTGTAAAAGGAGCCGACTTTGTGGAAAAAGGGCTGCAAGCCTATGAAAATATCATTAAGGAACAGAAACAAAGGCGATTAGAGAAACTCGCCTTTGAACTAAATAGGGAACTTGTACCTGCTTAA
- a CDS encoding ISAon1 family transposase N-terminal region protein, translated as MSSAYETLVHLILPKGLLDYFELTDVRSSENGALNIYLEEKNLAPSGYDKSQLESKGFLPETAIQDFPIRGHKVALCIKRRRWEVKASGEIISRDWDLVRKGARMTTEFGTFLKGIFG; from the coding sequence TTGTCATCAGCATACGAAACCCTTGTCCATTTAATCTTACCAAAAGGCCTTTTAGACTATTTTGAACTTACCGATGTCCGTTCATCAGAGAATGGAGCGTTGAACATTTATCTGGAGGAGAAGAACCTTGCTCCATCCGGTTATGATAAGTCACAGTTAGAGTCAAAAGGCTTTTTACCAGAGACAGCTATTCAGGATTTTCCTATCCGCGGCCATAAAGTAGCCTTGTGTATAAAAAGACGCAGATGGGAAGTAAAGGCGAGCGGGGAGATCATCTCAAGAGATTGGGATTTAGTAAGAAAAGGGGCGCGAATGACAACTGAATTCGGCACTTTTTTAAAAGGAATATTTGGATAA
- a CDS encoding nucleotide kinase domain-containing protein, translating to MRKLESNIIKSNLVIYTPLSPAITTEVYDSYWKFATLRQEAFFNRVEERAYPWSADPILNQYKFTNAYRAADRVSQYLIKNVIYNKDLPDSPKEVLFRILLFKLFNKIDTWELLTKHFGPLTFEDYNFQHFDRALNAVITGGQRIYSAAYIMPSGQSYFGFERKHSNHLKLIELIMNNETEDRLMGVKTMQKAFEILKGFPGFGDFLAYQLLIDINYSPILDFSESEFVVPGPGAKGGISKCFENTAGLSHVEIIKFVTDRQESEFERLGLSFKNLWGRPLQLIDCQNLFCEVDKYARVRHPNIKGDSDRVKIKQMFKPNNSKINFWFPPKWDINKNIVGLQDVGKLKPIL from the coding sequence TTGAGAAAACTGGAATCTAATATTATTAAATCGAATTTAGTTATTTATACTCCTTTGTCACCAGCGATAACAACGGAAGTTTACGATAGCTATTGGAAGTTTGCAACACTGAGACAAGAGGCTTTTTTTAACCGTGTCGAAGAACGCGCTTATCCATGGTCTGCTGATCCTATTTTGAATCAATACAAATTTACTAATGCATATCGTGCCGCAGATCGCGTGAGCCAATATTTGATAAAAAATGTAATCTACAACAAAGACCTGCCCGACTCGCCAAAGGAGGTTTTGTTTAGGATTTTGCTATTTAAATTATTTAATAAAATCGACACTTGGGAATTACTTACAAAACATTTTGGGCCTCTAACATTCGAAGATTACAATTTTCAACACTTCGACCGTGCGCTGAATGCGGTTATTACTGGCGGCCAAAGAATATATTCCGCAGCTTATATAATGCCTTCAGGGCAATCTTATTTTGGCTTTGAAAGAAAACATAGTAATCATCTTAAGCTCATTGAATTGATAATGAACAATGAAACAGAAGATAGATTAATGGGTGTTAAAACGATGCAAAAAGCTTTTGAAATTCTAAAGGGGTTTCCCGGCTTTGGTGATTTTCTGGCGTATCAACTACTGATTGATATCAACTATTCACCAATACTGGACTTTTCAGAATCAGAGTTTGTCGTTCCGGGCCCAGGAGCCAAAGGCGGCATAAGCAAATGTTTCGAAAACACAGCGGGTCTTAGTCACGTCGAAATTATTAAATTCGTAACGGATCGGCAGGAGAGTGAATTTGAGCGACTTGGTTTATCGTTTAAAAACCTATGGGGACGCCCTCTTCAGCTTATAGATTGTCAAAATCTATTTTGTGAAGTTGATAAATATGCGAGAGTCAGACATCCGAATATAAAAGGTGATAGCGATAGGGTCAAAATCAAGCAAATGTTTAAACCAAATAATTCAAAAATCAATTTTTGGTTTCCGCCAAAATGGGACATTAATAAGAATATTGTTGGGTTGCAAGATGTTGGTAAATTGAAACCAATATTGTAA
- the coaBC gene encoding bifunctional phosphopantothenoylcysteine decarboxylase/phosphopantothenate--cysteine ligase CoaBC: MKNIVLGVCGSIAAYKSALLVRLLVKAGANVKVVMTADATNFITPLTLSTLSKNPALVDYCKADTGEWNNHVELGLWADMMVIAPATANTLAKMANGLCDNLLSAVYLSAKCPVYFAPAMDLDMWLHPATRQNVSRLQSFGNIMIPPGNGELASGLYGEGRMAEPEDIVTFLEAKSKKKLLLAGHKILVTAGPTYEAIDPVRFIGNHSSGKMGFAIADELALMGADVTLVTGPTAQISKQQNIKRVNVISAAQMLGACLTAYGDAKACIMSAAVADYTPADVATQKIKKKDDDLSIELKKTTDILKTLGEAKREGQILVGFALETNDEEMNATTKLQKKNLDFIVLNSLNDAGAGFAGDTNKITIIDRKLKKTTFDLKSKEAVARDICNKVAQLING; the protein is encoded by the coding sequence ATGAAAAACATTGTTTTAGGAGTTTGCGGCAGTATTGCAGCCTACAAATCGGCACTGCTGGTTAGGCTGCTGGTTAAAGCAGGCGCTAACGTTAAAGTGGTGATGACTGCCGATGCCACCAATTTTATTACGCCGCTTACACTCTCAACGCTTTCAAAAAACCCGGCGCTGGTTGATTATTGTAAGGCTGATACCGGCGAATGGAATAATCATGTTGAACTTGGGCTTTGGGCCGATATGATGGTTATTGCCCCCGCCACGGCCAACACCCTTGCTAAAATGGCTAACGGCCTTTGCGATAACCTGCTTAGCGCGGTATATCTTTCAGCAAAATGCCCGGTTTATTTTGCTCCGGCTATGGACCTGGATATGTGGCTGCACCCGGCTACCCGCCAAAACGTGAGCAGGCTGCAATCATTTGGTAACATTATGATTCCGCCTGGTAACGGTGAACTGGCCAGCGGCCTGTATGGTGAAGGCCGGATGGCCGAACCTGAAGACATCGTTACCTTCCTGGAAGCAAAATCAAAAAAAAAACTCCTTTTAGCCGGTCATAAAATACTGGTAACTGCCGGGCCAACCTATGAAGCTATAGATCCGGTACGGTTTATCGGCAATCATTCGTCGGGCAAAATGGGGTTTGCTATCGCGGATGAACTGGCTTTGATGGGAGCCGATGTTACTTTAGTGACCGGGCCTACTGCACAGATCAGCAAGCAACAAAATATAAAACGGGTTAATGTTATTTCGGCGGCACAAATGTTAGGGGCTTGCTTAACCGCTTATGGCGATGCAAAGGCTTGTATCATGAGTGCTGCAGTTGCCGATTATACCCCGGCTGATGTTGCTACTCAAAAGATCAAGAAAAAAGACGACGATCTCAGCATCGAACTGAAGAAAACCACTGATATATTAAAAACCCTTGGCGAGGCTAAACGCGAAGGACAAATATTGGTTGGTTTTGCTTTAGAAACCAACGACGAGGAAATGAACGCGACAACCAAACTACAAAAGAAAAATCTTGACTTTATTGTACTAAATTCGCTTAATGACGCGGGTGCCGGTTTTGCAGGCGATACCAATAAGATAACCATTATTGACCGTAAGCTTAAGAAAACTACTTTCGACCTGAAAAGCAAGGAAGCAGTGGCCCGCGATATTTGCAATAAAGTTGCCCAACTAATAAACGGATGA
- a CDS encoding ImmA/IrrE family metallo-endopeptidase, translating into MRVLQMQAIKKAGQIRSKLKLNMFEPINIFDACDKLGVTVRFVPVSMEGMYVVGEDALNPDILISSLRPFARRVYTCGHELGHHVFGHGTRIDGLTEEGASKAIYDDDEYLVDTFAGALLMPIVGIESAFVKRGWNIRNASPIQYYTISSIFGTGYSTLITHCRVNGLINELKATGLLNQSPGKLLQQLIGPTSAKPHFKIIDENAEASVVDIEVGSYIFLPENTIIEGNHLNKLKKVEVGDVFIAEKPGIIRAIAGTKGFFIRIQNVGYNGLAEYRHLED; encoded by the coding sequence ATGAGAGTTCTACAAATGCAAGCTATAAAGAAGGCTGGACAGATTCGGTCAAAACTAAAATTGAATATGTTTGAGCCGATCAATATTTTCGATGCGTGTGATAAATTAGGAGTTACGGTACGTTTTGTTCCCGTAAGTATGGAGGGAATGTATGTTGTAGGTGAAGATGCTTTAAATCCAGACATTTTAATTTCAAGTTTAAGGCCATTCGCCAGGCGTGTCTATACATGTGGGCACGAACTTGGGCATCACGTGTTTGGACATGGTACACGCATCGACGGACTTACGGAAGAGGGGGCGAGTAAAGCTATTTATGATGATGATGAATACCTCGTCGATACTTTTGCTGGAGCTTTGCTAATGCCTATTGTCGGGATTGAGTCTGCATTTGTAAAACGGGGTTGGAATATTCGTAATGCGTCGCCAATACAATATTATACGATCTCTTCAATTTTTGGCACAGGCTACAGTACACTTATTACTCATTGCAGGGTAAATGGCCTTATAAATGAATTGAAAGCTACGGGGCTACTTAATCAATCGCCAGGAAAGCTTTTGCAACAACTAATTGGGCCTACTTCGGCAAAGCCGCACTTTAAAATTATTGACGAAAACGCCGAAGCTTCTGTCGTAGATATAGAGGTAGGGAGCTATATTTTTTTACCTGAAAATACAATCATAGAAGGCAACCATTTAAATAAATTAAAAAAAGTTGAGGTTGGCGATGTTTTTATTGCAGAAAAACCAGGGATAATACGCGCAATAGCAGGTACTAAAGGTTTTTTCATAAGAATACAAAACGTGGGCTATAATGGCTTGGCCGAGTATCGTCATTTAGAAGATTAG
- a CDS encoding DNA-directed RNA polymerase subunit omega: MTANNSNKPAAASSTVTRDLRELDTKTENIYESLVIMSKRANQISNNIKEELHQKLSEFASSNDNLEEVFENREQIEISKYYEKLPKPSLVAVQEFLDGKVYYRNPTKEV, encoded by the coding sequence ATGACAGCTAACAACAGTAATAAACCAGCAGCAGCCAGCAGCACTGTAACCCGCGATTTACGCGAGCTGGATACCAAAACAGAGAACATCTATGAGTCGCTTGTGATTATGTCAAAAAGGGCAAACCAGATCTCGAACAACATTAAAGAAGAGCTTCACCAGAAACTTTCTGAATTTGCATCATCAAATGATAACCTGGAAGAAGTATTTGAAAACCGTGAGCAAATTGAAATTTCAAAATACTACGAAAAATTGCCTAAACCGTCATTAGTTGCCGTTCAGGAATTTTTAGATGGTAAAGTATACTACCGTAACCCAACTAAAGAAGTTTAA
- a CDS encoding outer membrane protein assembly factor BamD, with amino-acid sequence MFKKQLTLLASVLAIVIITLGSCKSKYEKLKASNDYAKKYQEAIKYYNKKDYNKALGLFEVLVERYRGREGAEDLFYYYAFTYYKQKDYTSARYHFKTFADTYPSSPRAEECRFFSAYCYYLDSPIYSLDQDNTLKAIDALQLFINLYPKSDRVAEASKLIQNLRDKLETKAYANAKLYLTISDYQSAVIAFNNALRDYPDTKYGEEMEYLIVKAQYQYAYHSFETKQEDRFNQAIAYADQFAEKYPNSKYLHETQAYVKDSQQGIKQAQRLIAEAMSNEKTAKKLLKKDTVTTTSPSEKNQPQKIPY; translated from the coding sequence ATGTTTAAAAAGCAACTAACGTTATTAGCCAGTGTTTTAGCTATCGTAATTATTACGCTTGGCAGTTGTAAAAGCAAATACGAAAAGTTAAAAGCCAGTAACGATTACGCTAAAAAATACCAGGAAGCTATTAAATACTATAATAAAAAGGACTATAACAAAGCTTTAGGTTTATTTGAGGTACTGGTTGAGCGTTACCGTGGTCGCGAAGGTGCAGAAGACCTCTTTTATTACTACGCGTTTACGTATTACAAACAAAAAGACTATACATCGGCAAGATATCACTTTAAAACATTTGCCGATACCTACCCTTCGAGCCCAAGGGCTGAGGAATGCCGCTTTTTCTCTGCTTATTGCTACTACCTTGATTCGCCGATATATTCGCTTGACCAGGATAATACGTTAAAAGCTATCGACGCTTTGCAGTTGTTCATTAACCTTTATCCAAAAAGCGATCGTGTAGCCGAAGCCAGCAAGCTGATCCAGAACCTGCGCGATAAACTGGAAACCAAAGCTTATGCCAACGCCAAACTTTATTTAACAATCAGCGATTATCAATCGGCAGTGATTGCGTTTAACAATGCGTTGCGCGATTATCCTGATACCAAATACGGCGAAGAAATGGAATACCTTATTGTTAAAGCGCAATATCAGTATGCTTATCATAGCTTTGAAACCAAACAGGAAGACCGTTTTAACCAGGCTATAGCTTATGCCGATCAATTTGCCGAAAAATATCCGAACAGCAAATACCTGCACGAAACTCAGGCATATGTAAAAGACAGCCAGCAGGGCATAAAACAGGCGCAGCGTTTAATTGCCGAAGCAATGAGCAATGAAAAAACCGCAAAGAAACTTTTAAAGAAAGATACTGTAACAACAACATCGCCATCTGAAAAAAATCAGCCGCAAAAAATACCATATTAA
- the acpS gene encoding holo-ACP synthase: MIVGIGCDVVDHLMTRKLNWSTNFRVQKRIFSVKEIDLSLSHDHKTDRFFSGRFAVKEAVLKCLGTGMRDGIALTDIQVLQTVTGQPFIEIEGEIKRISEQMGIVNWHVSISHTDNSTCAFVVAEK; the protein is encoded by the coding sequence ATGATTGTAGGTATTGGCTGCGACGTTGTAGATCACTTAATGACCCGTAAATTAAATTGGTCTACTAACTTTCGTGTTCAAAAACGCATATTTTCAGTTAAAGAAATAGATCTTTCCCTTTCCCATGACCATAAAACAGACAGGTTTTTCTCAGGACGTTTTGCCGTAAAAGAAGCAGTTCTGAAATGCCTCGGCACTGGAATGCGTGATGGTATCGCACTAACTGACATCCAAGTTTTGCAGACAGTTACTGGGCAGCCTTTCATTGAAATTGAGGGAGAGATAAAAAGAATTTCAGAGCAAATGGGCATTGTAAATTGGCATGTTAGCATTAGCCATACCGACAATTCAACTTGTGCATTCGTTGTCGCAGAAAAGTAA
- a CDS encoding helix-turn-helix domain-containing protein, whose product MENNLISEREKIANRIKDARTISGLSQAQAATKLNIPRPSISEIESGKRKVTAEEIIQFANLYKVDKSWLLLEEEDKDLKMNEHVLFAARELNKLKPEDRDKVIEIIKMLPKNNRI is encoded by the coding sequence ATGGAAAACAACTTAATATCTGAAAGGGAAAAAATTGCAAACAGAATCAAAGACGCCAGGACTATATCTGGATTGTCACAAGCGCAAGCTGCCACTAAATTAAATATTCCGCGTCCATCAATTTCAGAAATAGAATCAGGTAAAAGGAAAGTCACGGCTGAGGAAATAATACAATTTGCTAATTTATACAAAGTAGATAAATCTTGGCTTTTACTTGAAGAAGAGGATAAGGATCTTAAAATGAATGAGCACGTATTGTTTGCTGCAAGGGAATTAAATAAGCTTAAACCCGAAGATCGTGATAAGGTCATCGAGATTATAAAAATGCTACCAAAAAATAACCGGATTTGA
- a CDS encoding AAA family ATPase — MDHTAEKPLVIQMIQNEVRGAAAKLGRKGEVMISDPDAVVELFDIYPANEWMAMETEHETPQMLFGNFWLEGELCILFADTNMGKSLLAVQLADSITRGEPIAPFTLGAEASPVLYIDFELTGKQFEQRYTDGQNRYQFATEFYRGEYNQFNRASSHYQKLDRYVIEALTRGIKRTDARVLIIDNITCLRNGTESAGAALLLMKELKKLKTRHGVSILVLAHTPKRNPRLPLSRNDLQGSKMLINFCDSAFAMGESHSIPGQRYLKQIKQRSTAETYGADNICLAQLERHNGFLKFVFTGNDCEKNHLRDASRQERERMHREAKKLSDEGLSQRQVAERLGMSVGSVNRMLRPY, encoded by the coding sequence ATGGACCATACTGCAGAAAAACCCCTGGTTATTCAAATGATTCAAAATGAGGTGCGGGGAGCGGCGGCTAAGCTTGGGCGAAAGGGGGAGGTTATGATCTCCGACCCGGATGCGGTGGTTGAGCTGTTTGATATTTACCCGGCTAATGAGTGGATGGCCATGGAAACTGAACACGAAACGCCGCAAATGCTGTTTGGCAACTTCTGGCTGGAGGGTGAGCTGTGTATCCTGTTTGCCGATACCAATATGGGCAAAAGCCTGTTGGCCGTGCAGCTGGCCGACAGCATTACCCGGGGCGAACCCATTGCCCCCTTCACGCTTGGGGCCGAAGCCTCGCCGGTGTTGTATATTGATTTTGAACTTACCGGCAAGCAGTTTGAACAACGCTATACCGACGGCCAAAACCGTTACCAGTTTGCCACCGAGTTTTACCGCGGCGAATACAACCAGTTTAACCGTGCAAGCTCGCATTATCAAAAACTGGACAGGTATGTGATTGAAGCTTTAACGCGTGGCATTAAGCGTACCGACGCCCGGGTGCTCATCATTGATAATATTACCTGCCTGCGCAACGGAACCGAGAGCGCCGGGGCTGCCCTGTTGCTGATGAAGGAACTGAAAAAGCTTAAAACCCGCCATGGCGTGAGTATCCTGGTATTGGCCCATACGCCTAAGCGTAACCCGCGGCTGCCGCTGAGCCGCAATGATTTGCAGGGGAGTAAAATGCTCATCAATTTTTGCGACAGTGCCTTTGCCATGGGCGAAAGCCACTCCATACCCGGCCAGCGGTATTTAAAGCAGATTAAGCAGCGCAGCACTGCCGAAACTTATGGTGCCGACAATATATGCCTTGCCCAACTGGAACGGCACAACGGTTTTTTAAAGTTTGTTTTTACGGGTAATGACTGCGAGAAAAACCACCTGCGCGATGCCTCCAGGCAAGAACGCGAACGCATGCACCGGGAGGCTAAAAAACTAAGCGATGAAGGTTTGAGCCAGCGGCAGGTGGCAGAGCGGCTTGGCATGAGTGTGGGAAGTGTGAATAGGATGCTTAGGCCCTACTAA
- a CDS encoding dCTP deaminase domain-containing protein yields MSFIGNDNLHILLGNGSEVINPFDAKRIKNGAYELSLGGEVFLTDSEKRSVKHLLDNEMIEIRPGQFALLLTKEYVKIPNDKIAFISIKAGIKFEGLINVSGFHVDPGFEGNLLFSVYNAGPSNIRLSNGTPYFPIWFAEINQEHQEYKGSHEKQTRIPDIPVKALSQGELASPNVLSKRIEDNKHMKTKIEWVFLAIFTGIVALLIKVWTDSNKLKDAIEYGYRKKATEMVADSALKAMKDSVAKLNKKVDNITFSIKMKK; encoded by the coding sequence ATGTCATTTATTGGTAACGACAATCTTCATATATTATTAGGTAATGGCTCCGAAGTCATTAATCCCTTTGATGCCAAACGGATTAAAAATGGAGCCTATGAATTATCACTCGGTGGGGAAGTATTTCTGACTGATTCAGAAAAAAGATCAGTAAAACATTTATTGGATAATGAGATGATTGAAATTAGGCCAGGTCAGTTTGCGTTGTTATTGACTAAAGAGTACGTAAAAATACCTAATGATAAGATTGCTTTTATCTCAATAAAAGCTGGTATTAAATTTGAAGGATTGATTAATGTATCCGGATTCCATGTTGATCCCGGGTTTGAGGGGAATTTATTGTTTTCAGTATATAATGCGGGGCCTTCAAATATTAGGCTCAGCAACGGAACACCGTATTTTCCGATATGGTTTGCCGAAATAAATCAAGAGCATCAAGAATATAAGGGGTCCCACGAAAAGCAAACAAGAATTCCTGATATTCCTGTGAAAGCTTTGAGCCAAGGAGAATTAGCGTCTCCTAATGTATTAAGTAAAAGAATAGAGGATAATAAACACATGAAAACCAAAATTGAATGGGTTTTCTTGGCGATTTTCACAGGTATTGTCGCGCTTTTAATTAAGGTTTGGACAGATTCTAATAAATTAAAAGATGCAATAGAGTACGGATATCGAAAAAAGGCAACAGAAATGGTCGCCGATTCGGCCTTGAAAGCTATGAAAGACAGTGTTGCAAAGCTAAATAAGAAAGTCGATAACATAACATTCTCCATAAAGATGAAAAAATGA
- a CDS encoding ISAon1 family transposase, translated as MDNHPISSHLLGRLYQVDGKQLGQQYKDHLSDFHSWSQKDHAEDWMLFADNTGPYLSIDETALSNGELYTIVTNKQAKGNKKAIVAMIKGTQSEQIIAVLEKIPLRSRNKVKEVTMDMAANMIKAIRRCFSNAVRVVDRFHVQKLAYDAVQEARIKYRWEALDAESKLIEQARKNKQSYQPEVLSNGDTLKQLLARSRYLLFKHRSKWTLSQKERADLLFSRYPELLKAYNLAISLGNIFTNCKTKVIAFKKLAIWYNEVEDSGINAFKTVARSVQQHYESILNFFDNRSTNASAESFNAKVKAFRATLRGVRDTSFFLFRLAKIYA; from the coding sequence TTGGATAATCACCCGATCAGCAGCCATTTATTAGGCCGGTTATACCAGGTAGATGGCAAGCAGCTCGGTCAGCAATACAAAGATCACCTAAGTGATTTTCATAGCTGGAGCCAAAAGGATCATGCGGAAGACTGGATGTTGTTTGCAGATAACACAGGCCCTTATCTGAGTATAGATGAAACTGCGTTAAGCAATGGGGAACTCTATACCATTGTTACCAACAAACAAGCCAAAGGGAATAAAAAAGCCATAGTGGCGATGATCAAAGGCACACAGTCTGAACAAATCATCGCTGTACTGGAGAAAATACCCTTAAGGTCAAGGAATAAAGTAAAGGAGGTAACGATGGACATGGCGGCAAACATGATCAAAGCTATACGCAGATGTTTTAGCAATGCTGTGCGGGTCGTGGATCGATTCCATGTACAAAAGCTGGCTTATGACGCTGTTCAGGAAGCAAGAATAAAATATCGCTGGGAAGCTCTTGATGCGGAAAGTAAGCTGATTGAACAGGCCCGGAAAAACAAACAATCCTATCAGCCCGAAGTGCTCAGTAATGGCGATACTTTAAAACAATTACTCGCCCGAAGCAGATACTTGCTGTTCAAGCATCGATCTAAATGGACGCTATCACAAAAGGAAAGGGCTGATCTGCTTTTTTCAAGATATCCGGAACTGCTCAAAGCTTATAATCTTGCTATCAGCTTAGGTAATATATTCACTAATTGTAAAACCAAAGTGATCGCCTTTAAAAAACTGGCTATATGGTATAATGAGGTGGAAGACTCTGGTATTAATGCTTTTAAAACCGTTGCAAGGTCCGTTCAGCAACATTATGAATCTATCTTGAACTTCTTCGATAACAGAAGTACAAACGCATCTGCAGAATCTTTCAATGCTAAAGTTAAAGCTTTCAGAGCTACTCTCAGAGGTGTAAGAGATACTTCATTCTTTCTATTCAGACTTGCTAAAATCTATGCTTAA